From Halotia branconii CENA392, the proteins below share one genomic window:
- a CDS encoding P63C domain-containing protein, with protein sequence MGISRILETPQPWTRMFESEFEEHLARITKLHKKSIRNGLYYWELVYNWMTPQERAKLDEVNPVLPNGRRRHKIHQMLDKETKKRLSSHLISVLVLMQSANTIAELRRLIQRRYGVDQPNLFDGWKLE encoded by the coding sequence ATTGGTATTAGCCGTATTCTGGAAACTCCGCAACCTTGGACACGCATGTTTGAAAGCGAGTTTGAAGAGCATCTTGCACGTATTACTAAGTTGCATAAAAAGAGCATTAGAAACGGGCTGTATTATTGGGAACTAGTATACAACTGGATGACTCCCCAAGAACGAGCCAAACTTGATGAAGTCAATCCCGTTCTTCCAAATGGGCGCAGACGGCACAAAATTCACCAGATGCTAGACAAGGAAACCAAAAAAAGATTATCTTCTCATCTCATATCGGTTTTGGTACTGATGCAGTCAGCAAACACAATCGCAGAGTTGCGACGATTGATACAAAGGCGCTATGGAGTTGATCAACCAAATTTGTTTGATGGTTGGAAATTAGAATAG
- a CDS encoding HNH endonuclease: MYPENWKQLATSIKESSNWRCSKCGRPGLRPGEKNPDLTKPRAYTLQVHHWNRDPSDNRVNNLVCLCPRCHLSYHQFRRGNVSPGQLSLF, encoded by the coding sequence ATGTATCCAGAGAACTGGAAGCAACTTGCCACATCTATAAAAGAATCCTCCAACTGGCGTTGCAGTAAGTGCGGTCGCCCTGGTTTGCGCCCTGGTGAAAAAAATCCTGACTTGACCAAGCCTCGCGCTTACACGCTTCAGGTACACCACTGGAACCGCGATCCTTCTGATAATCGGGTCAATAACTTAGTCTGCCTTTGTCCTCGCTGTCATCTCTCCTATCATCAATTCCGACGAGGCAATGTTTCTCCTGGGCAATTGTCATTGTTCTAA
- a CDS encoding IS630 family transposase: MRYWCGDESRVGLKTELGRLITLCGIKPIGIMQWKRENFYLYGLVEPLTGEYYIWEFSHLNTACFNIFLEQFAATYPEDIHILQLDNGAFHLSQTLKIPENIILLFQPPHTPQVNPIERLWEEVKRNLSWECFANLDELRTVIWQRLEELNTSIVANITGWGFILDALFVSGFS; encoded by the coding sequence ATTAGATACTGGTGTGGTGATGAAAGCCGTGTAGGATTAAAAACAGAATTAGGAAGACTGATCACGCTTTGTGGCATTAAACCTATTGGCATCATGCAATGGAAACGAGAAAATTTCTATTTATATGGTTTAGTAGAGCCGTTAACTGGTGAGTATTATATTTGGGAATTCTCTCATCTCAACACAGCTTGCTTCAATATCTTTTTAGAACAGTTTGCAGCTACGTATCCGGAAGATATACACATACTTCAATTAGACAATGGTGCTTTTCATTTAAGCCAGACTCTTAAAATTCCAGAAAATATTATTTTATTATTTCAACCTCCACATACTCCCCAAGTCAATCCCATTGAACGTTTATGGGAAGAAGTAAAAAGGAATTTAAGTTGGGAATGCTTTGCTAATTTGGACGAGTTAAGAACAGTTATTTGGCAACGTCTTGAGGAATTAAACACATCAATTGTTGCGAATATTACAGGTTGGGGTTTTATTCTGGATGCTTTATTTGTATCAGGCTTTTCGTGA